Proteins from a genomic interval of Colletotrichum higginsianum IMI 349063 chromosome 6, whole genome shotgun sequence:
- a CDS encoding Dipeptidase, whose product MVTETEARAIYASAIHFDGLNIANWSRDIFESWHKGGITGVSCTCGLWEGLRGSLANVVEWKRWFEEHSDLILQAHSAADIRAAKEAGKTAVLLSWQNTSGIEDQLDYLRVFRDLGVRKMQLTYNTQNYSGAGYSEARDSGLTGFGREVVDEMARLGIVCDLSHVGPQTSEDVITYAPDGKPPCFSHVLPGGLVDHPRNKSDHLIKLIGSKGGFVGLSQFGPHMPKGNDSTIEDYVDVLDYVIGLIGEDLVGVGSDASEGHARPSDFLEWCNRDKGYARRLTPWGSQKVVKPLGPLAERAELAVAVAKKGWSEEKMKKVLGENWLKYLEKIFGS is encoded by the coding sequence ATGGTGACGGAAACAGAAGCACGAGCAATCTACGCTTCGGCAATCCATTTTGACGGACTCAACATCGCCAACTGGTCCCGCGATATCTTCGAATCTTGGCACAAGGGCGGCATCACCGGCGTCTCCTGCACATGTGGTCTATGGGAGGGCCTCCGTGGCAGCCTCGCCAATGTCGTCGAGTGGAAGCGGTGGTTCGAAGAGCACTCGGACCTGATACTCCAAGCCCACAGCGCGGCCGACATCCGTGCCGCTAAGGAGGCCGGCAAGACCGCGGTGCTCCTGTCGTGGCAGAACACGTCGGGCATCGAGGACCAGCTCGACTACCTCCGCGTCTTCCGCGACCTTGGCGTGCGCAAGATGCAACTCACATACAACACGCAAAACTACTCGGGCGCCGGGTACTCGGAGGCGCGGGACAGCGGGCTGACGGGGTTCGGGCGCGAGGTGGTGGACGAGATGGCCCGTCTCGGTATCGTGTGCGACCTCTCCCACGTCGGGCCGCAGACGTCGGAAGACGTGATCACGTACGCACCGGACGGAAAGCCTCCGTGTTTCTCGCATGTGCTTCCCGGTGGCTTGGTCGACCACCCCCGCAATAAGTCGGATCACTTGATCAAGCTCATCGGCAGCAAAGGGGGCTTCGTCGGTCTATCCCAGTTTGGACCGCACATGCCAAAGGGCAACGACAGCACGATAGAGGACTATGTGGATGTCCTGGACTACGTTATCGGGCTGATTGGCGAAGATTTGGTCGGCGTTGGATCAGATGCCAGCGAGGGACACGCAAGGCCAAGCGACTTTCTGGAATGGTGTAACAGGGATAAGGGATATGCCCGGCGTCTGACACCATGGGGGAGCCAAAAGGTCGTTAAGCCACTTGGGCCGCTGGCTGAGCGGGCAGAGCTGGCTGTCGCCGTGGCGAAGAAGGGCTGGAGCGAGGAAAAGATGAAGAAAGTCTTGGGCGAGAACTGGTTGAAATACCTGGAGAAGATTTTTGGGTCATAG
- a CDS encoding Pantothenate transporter liz1, with protein sequence MDRSSENDGKDTASVAVQRDEPQPKRSLRKRIAAVVWDSLDKDPEERKFIAKIDWWILSYCCVAYFVKYLDQTNVSNAYVSGMKEDLHLTGNDLNYLTTFFNIGYIIGQLPSQLILTRIRPSIWLPTLELIWSFIVMGMAGAKNVQTMCALRFLVGLLEASAYPGIMTLLGNWYTPQELGKRACIFQASSSIAQMFSGYLQAGLLAGMDHRHGIRAWQWLFIFDGLSSIHFDLLSDQTATKSHAGIIGIPVCIYGYWAIPDQPTSSRARWLKPNDRRMAIGRMESCGREPIRKLTWRTIKDIAKGWPVWLFSAIFIAHVLGIRIYAYFNVWLKSTGLFTPEEVNLIPTAGYGTQVFFTLTYAWASDAIGLRWPLVIVACTVAMTGTVILSVYPEDNIPAMMAAWILTFLETGAGALIITWINEVCSHSAEHRAVIIGVVETAAFTFQAWVPLLVYNSGDAPKFPIGYEMATMFFGLEIVLTLVILWCSKKWPVRKIERVGDSE encoded by the exons ATGGACCGTTCGTCGGAAAACGACGGCAAAGACACCGCTTCCGTCGCGGTACAGCGTGACGAACCACAACCAAAGCGCTCTCTTCGTAAAAGAATCGCCGCCGTAGTTTGGGATAGTTTGGACAAAGACCCAGAGGAGCGCAAGTTCATCGCCAAAATAGATTGGTGGATCTTGAGCTACTGCTGTGTCGCCTATTTCGTCAAGT ATCTCGATCAGACCAATGTCAG CAATGCATATGTGTCGGGAATGAAGGAAGACCTGCATCTGACGGGCAACGACCTCAACTACCTCACGACCTTCTTCAACATCGGCTACATCATCGGCCAGCTGCCATCCCAACTGATCCTTACCCGGATTCGACCTTCCATATGGCTGCCAACGCTTGAGCTCATTTGGAGCTTTATCGTAATGGGCATGGCTGGGGCGAAGAACGTCCAGACCATGTGTGCACTgcgcttcctcgtcggccttctCGAAGCCTCTGCATATCCCGGCATCATGACATTGTTGGGCAACTGGTACACCCCGCAGGAGTTAGGAAAGCGGGCTTGTATCTTCCAGGCATCGTCTTCAATCGCGCAAATGTTTTCTGG TTACCTGCAAGCTGGATTACTCGCCGGCATGGATCACCGTCATGGAATCCGGGCGTGGCAGTGGCTTTTCATCTTCGATGGTTTGTCTTCTATTCACTTCGATCTCCTCTCGGACCAAACGGCGACTAAGTCTCACGCAGGAATCATCGGCATACCGGTCTGTATATACGGCTACTGGGCCATCCCGGACCAGCCGACATCGTCTCGCGCCCGCTGGCTCAAGCCGAACGACCGGAGAATGGCCATCGGCCGCATGGAATCATGCGGTCGAGAGCCCATCCGCAAGCTCACCTGGCGCACTATCAAGGACATCGCCAAGGGCTGGCCCGTCTGGCTCTTCAgcgccatcttcatcgcccacgtcctcggcatccGCATCTATGCATACTTCAACGTCTGGCTCAAGTCGACAGGACTCTTCACCCCCGAAGAAGTCAACTTGATCCCAACCGCAGGCTACGGCACGCAGGTCTTCTTCACGCTAACGTACGCGTGGGCAAGCGACGCCATCGGCTTGCGGTGGCCGCTTGTGATTGTCGCATGCACCGTCGCCATGACCGGAACCGTGATCCTCAGCGTCTATCCGGAGGACAACATACccgccatgatggcggcgtggaTCCTCACTTTCCTGGAGACCGGGGCCGGGGCACTGATCATCACCTGGATCAACGAGGTCTGTTCGCACTCGGCCGAGCACAGagccgtcatcatcggcgtcgtggaGACGGCCGCGTTCACGTTCCAGGCATGGGTGCCCTTGCTGGTATATAACTCGGGTGATGCGCCCAAATTTCCCATTGGCTACGAGATGGCCACCATGTTCTTTGGCCTGGAGATCGTGTTGACTCTGGTGATCCTGTGGTGTTCCAAGAAGTGGCCGGTTAGGAAGATTGAACGAGTCGGCGATAGCGAATAG
- a CDS encoding Adenosine/AMP deaminase, whose translation MSLTNEDWEEIRQDIPSVSDPFIAQYINGREALIAQEHKSRADASFRAAASPIARRAADIVARIRDEEKRTIWNAQAEEDLATSEGLAPFPGMMFTLAKQRLETTRLWRIVQKMPKGSLLHAHLDAMVDFDFLFDVLLNTPGMHFAADEPLSNEAAKSNSGVHFRFKKEENSQSSPWENSYVPGEFRLLAKTADEYPDGGRTGFLKWLKARCTITLTDSMEQHHGIDAVWRKFVSCFTVTSTIIHYEPIFRAFLKRLMASLLADGIYWIELRFTWPLNYCRDRQEEPEKDYNHMFQVMEEELALFKSDPANAAFWGFRTIWTTIRQLPTRDIIESMDNCITTKISWPHLIAGYDLVGQEDLGRPLRDLLPELFWFRKQCAQEGVNLPFFFHAGETLGDGDETDQNLFDAILLGTRRIGHGFSLYKHPLLIDMIKDKRILVESCPISNEVLRLCGSIMSHPLPALLSRGVPCALCNDDPAMLGQDTAGMSHDYWQALQGWENVGLLGLGSMAENSVRWSAFEDETPEQWTAGIKEASLGSGVKADRLKQWATEWEKFCLWIVEEFGEESGKA comes from the exons ATGTCCCTCACAAACGAAGATTGGGAAGAAATCCGCCAGGACATCCCCTCGGTCTCGGACCCTTTCATCGCACAGTACATCAATGGTCGCGAAGCGCTCATCGCCCAGGAGCACAAGTCACGCGCCGACGCTTCCTTCCGCGCCGCGGCTTCGCCCATTGCCCGCCGTGCGGCTGACATTGTCGCCCGCAtccgcgacgaggagaagcggACGATATGGAACGCGCAGGCCGAAGAGGACCTCGCCACGAGCGAGGGTCTTGCACCTTTCCCCGGGATGATGTTCACGCTCGCCAAGCAGCGCCTCGAAACGACCCGTCTGTGGCGCATTGTGCAGAAGATGCCCAAGGGCTCTCTTCTCCACGCTCACTTGGACGCCATGGTTGACTTTGATTTCCTGTTCGATGTTCTGCTGAACACCCCCGGCATGCATTTTGCGGCGGACGAGCCCCTCTCGAACGAGGCGGCCAAGTCCAACTCTGGAGTTCACTTCAGATTCAAAAAGGAGGAGAACAGCCAGAGTTCACCGTGGGAGAACAGCTATGTTCCCGGAGAATTTCGGCTGCTTGCCAAGACGGCGGACGAGTATCCCGACGGCGGGAGGACGGGATTCCTGAAATGGCTGAAGGCGAGATGTACCATCACGCTGACGGATAGCATGGAGCAGCACCACGGTATTGACGCCGTGTGGCGCAAGTTTGTCTCATGCTTCACAGTCACCAGCACCATCATTCACTACGAGCCTATTTTCCGCGCCTTTCTGAAGAGGCTCATGGCGTCGCTGCTGGCGGACGGCATCTACTGGATTGAACTCAG GTTTACTTGGCCGCTCAACTATTGCCGCGACAGGCAAGAGGAGCCAGAGAAGGACTACAACCACATGTTCCAGGTaatggaggaggagctcgcgCTCTTCAAGTCCGAccccgccaacgccgccttCTGGGGCTTCCGCACCATCTGGACCACCATCCGTCAACTGCCTACGCGCGACATCATCGAGAGTATGGACAACTGCATCACCACCAAGATCTCGTGGCCGCACCTCATCGCCGGCtacgacctcgtcggccaggaGGACCTGGGCCGGCCCCTGCGCGACCTGCTCCCGGAGCTCTTCTGGTTCCGCAAGCAGTGCGCGCAGGAGGGCGTCAacctccccttcttcttccacgccggcgagacgcttggcgacggcgacgaaaCGGACCAGAACCTCTTTgacgccatcctcctcggcacGCGCCGCATCGGTCACGGCTTCTCCCTGTACAAGCACCCACTCCTCATCGACATGATTAAGGACAAGCGCATCCTCGTCGAGTCGTGCCCCATTAGCAACGAGGTCCTCCGCCTCTGCGGCTCCATCATGTCGCACCCGCTACCCGCGCTGCTGTCCCGCGGCGTCCCCTGCGCTCTTTGCAACGACGACCCGGCCATGCTGGGCCAGGACACGGCGGGCATGTCGCACGACTACTGGCAGGCGCTGCAGGGCTGGGAGAACGTCGGGCTGCTGGGCCTGGGAtccatggccgagaacaGCGTGCGGTGGTCCGCGTTCGAGGACGAGACCCCTGAGCAGTGGACCGCGGGCATCAAAGAGGCGAGCCTGGGGTCAGGCGTCAAGGCGGACCGGCTCAAACAGTGGGCAACCGAGTGGGAAAAGTTCTGTCTCTGGATCGTGGAAGAGTTCGGCGAAGAGTCGGGAAAGGCATAA